The sequence below is a genomic window from Rattus rattus isolate New Zealand chromosome 3, Rrattus_CSIRO_v1, whole genome shotgun sequence.
cctctggagtcagacatgtgggcagagtgtagtctcttctggcttctcaggcgtgtctgcccctctgaaggtttagctctccctcccacaggatttgggtgcagggagctgtttacTGGGTCTCTTCAGATCCGGGCGATGtcccccactttttttcttttctttcttcccttttgtttattGGAGCCAGAGTTTCATTGTGTAGCTTGGAGCTTACTATGAAGACCCAGGAAACCTCAAACTCATAAGAGATGCATcaactgcctttgcctcttgtgTGCTTGGATTAAGTGTGCAATACCACATTTagctccattttctttcctttgaaacagTCATTTTCATTCTGCAGTAGGATGATCTCAGATCTCAAACTTTCAGCAATTCTCTTGTCTCAACCTTAGAAAGGttgaatgaaaatttcaaagaatcaaAGTCAGTTTCTCTGCACacgagagagagagtgagagagagagagagagagagagagagagagagagagagagagagagactccagaTGGACAAAGTTAATTCCCCAGTAGAAGAGAGTGTCCAAAAGGAATCAGATGGCAATGCAGTTTCAGGTGTGAAGAGAAGATGCTTCCAGATGGTAGCATTTCTAAATGCACATGTTTCTTGGTCAAAACCCTTTACAAATTGGGTTCAAATGCACAGGCTATCCTAAGCTAAGGATTCTGAGAGGCAAGCACTCTTGAAGAAAGTGAATGAGAAGAATGTTAAGGACAGTTTCCTGAGAACTTTCCAGCTTCAGAACCCAACAGCACAGCTTCCTTCTAAATAATGCCAGGCTGGAAGCCAGTGCCTAATCACTTTACCAATATCCCTTTATAGACAGTGGATACAACCATGCTCTGAAAGGGTAGGATCTTCTTACCCCAACAACTGCTGGGAACTCCCCTGTATTTACCCAAAGCCTTCCTTTACTGACTAGACTTGTCAAATCCTGGTTATAGAGTATGGGATCTGAGGGCTTGTTATCTATGctttacaaagagaaaactaaGAGGCAGTAGCTTGTAAAGTGGAGTAGGTCTATTTATACTTCTACCTAGACTAGGGAGAGGGACTTTCTTAGCCTCTCTCCACCTTTCTCATACCAgtgctacaatttttttttaaagccatgaaACATATGTGAAGATTTAAGTGTGAGAAAATGTGTAACTCTGAGAATGTTCTTTTAGATGGCGCCCCCTCCTGAACAGAGCAAGGAGTGGCTCTCTGGAAGAAACTAACTCTCTAGCACTGTTTCTGTCACGGTCCCTAGTACACAAAATAGAGTAATCTATTCCAGTCATCTAGTGTACTCCCAAAAGACAATAGATCAGAATTAGTCTCACATCTGAATCTATTCCTGATTTTCCCTCAGTCCACTGCAGATACATGATCCCCTTCTGATTCCAGTATATGCATGTTTGGACATAGAAGGGACATGGAATGGCTTATACAGAAAAGCACAATCCACAGATGAAGTgttgacaaatatttattgttcCTTCTATTGGGCTTCACAAAGCAAGCAGACTTTTCTGAAGGTTAGACATGCTTTGGATGGGGAGAGAAAATAATGGAGGGAGCTCTGAGGTACAAAAGGTGCTTAGGAAGCTGTGTATTTCTGGGCAGGTATTTCAGAAAGACGGCTCATGGCTGGGTCAGTGACTGGCAAGGCTTCTTCTGATGACTTGAAGGCACTAAACTGGATTCTGTGTCGAAAGAAGGCAGCAAGACCTGGCTTATATGTCTGTCCTTGCTGGAGGATCTGGCAAACACCCAGGACCATGTCCTTGGCCTCTTCCCATTACTGAGACTTTGCGTCCAGTGTCTCCCTGTGCTGCTCCACTAGTGTCCCGATCCACTCCGAGGTTTTCTGCTTGGCTTCCTCCCAGCTGACAAGTGGCTCATAGCCCAGATCTCTCTGAGCTTTCTTGTAGGAGAAAGTGAACTTGCTATTTGACAGTGTGACCAAGTGGCAGTTAAAGGGTGGCCTATAGTTGTAAAATGGACGCAGCAGGAAGCTCACAGTTTCCAGCAGGAAGGCAAGCCAGTAGAGCAGGGGCAGAGGAAGGCTCCAACTGGAATCAAGGCAGAGGCCCCATTCCTTGCTCAGGGTATAATTTAAATCATCATAGCTTTGGTGAGGGGTGTCATCTGAGATGTAGTAGAACTGTCCTTGAATGTTTTGTGACTTCTCGGGGTCTTGAAGGCCCCTGGCAGCCAGAATGTGTGCCCAGGCCACATTTTCCACATACACTGGATTGGCTATGGAGAATTTGCCAGTAGCATTCAGAATACCCTTATTTTTGAGAGCTctgattatttcattaaaaaggaaTGGACTTCTATCTCCATAAATGTACATGGGCCTTAAGGCACAAGTATGCAGTGTGCCACCATTTTTCAGGATGCTCCCATTGGCTGCCAGCACTGCTTTCTCGGCCATCTTTTTGCTGTATGGGTATGGATCAGACCATGTGCTTTCATGATTCTGTTCCTCATGGCCATTCAGGATGATCTTCTTGTAGGAGTTGGGCCCTGCAACGTCAACTGTGCTGCAGTAGATGAAGGCTGGCACACTAGCTTGGACACAGGCCTCCAATAGGTTCTGGGTACCTAATCACAGACAACACACTGTCAGTGTCAGGAGATAAATCATAGGTTCAATGTGCACACAGCTTCAGGCTCATTTCCATCCTCTAGCCCAATAGCACAACCTCTTCACAATTCAGGTGCATCTTCTTCTCCTGGACTCACAGCTAACATGCTACAGCTAGGAGACCACAGATGGATTCCAGAGAACAAGTATCTCTTGTTTTTTGTGTTCATGGtactgttagtgtgtgtgtgtgtgtgtgtgtgtgtgtgtgtgtgtgtgtgtgtgtgtctgggtgggtttttttaaactttaaaagtcaCCTAAAGTACTTCATTTTTTCATTCCTAATGTGTCTATGAAATAagtataattttacatatattgaTTCAGGCATGTTTCTTAAATTTACAAAACCAGAAGATCATTTCTTAGATTATGAACAAGAGCAGTTCTTTTAAGCTAAGAACTGTTGAAGATTTAACATCATTCAATCTCAAGTACAGTTGTGTACAGGTGAGAAGCACATTACATAGATAATTCATagatacagttttattttattttgttgtttggtttttgttatttgatGAGCACAACTCGTCTGAGTTAAGGGACAAATGGCTATTGGGTTTGGGGAGATATAGAGGTATAGTTGTGTTCCTGATTGTATACACAATGTTAAAGCATTCTTGGTTCTATCTGTGACTTCATTTGCTCAGTTATATAAAGTAGAGGTGAGAAATATTCCTTCTAGTTTTCATTCTGGAAACCAGCAGTGACTGAGCTCATCTGTTGCTCTTGGCAGAAAACTAAAAGAGTCTGTGCACCTCCGGCTGGGCAGAATTTCTATAATGGCAGAATATTGTGAGGCCCCAAAGCTGTAGCCAAACTAGCAGTATGAAGAGTAAGCACTTGCAAGGTCTACAACTGGCTCATCGGAGGTGATGGGTCTGGGATTGTTGATTGCTTACAGTTGGAGTCCCATCTCCCTGGCATGGAGGACAGACCTCCACATCCTGGGTTACTTACGTTCTATCTGCAGGCTCTCAGCCATGTAATAGCATTGAGCTCTACCAGCTGGATCTAGGGAGTAAAAGCATTAGACTCGGAGTATGGCAAGTATTCCAAGTAAAAgcatccccttcctggtctgcGTGGACATTTTCAACTGCCTTACTTTCCCCTTGTCCTCTCCAGATACACTACCTTTCAGATTGACATCTAGAATGGTCTGCCTGGGATTGACACCTGTGACATCAATGAGGGCAGCAGTGTGGATGACAACAGAGATGCCCTGGCACGCTCTCCTCAGGCACTGGGTGTCAAGAATGTCTCCTTCCAACACTGTCATCTTGATGCTTGTCCCTAGGTCTGTGGAACACAAGACAGATCATTGAGAGGATTCTTTGTGGGCTGTACACAGGTATCAGTTACCTAGATTATCAAGAATTGTCACAGTGGGAAAATATTGGAGAGGAAGTCTGACATATGGAAAGAGATGAAAACGTTCTTTCCCACTGCAGAAAACAAATCAGATTGGGAAGCAGTCAGATATTTAAGAGAGTGGTGGGAAGTTGACTCATTCATAAAAGAGAATCTGGAGGTAATGGAGAGCTGGCTAGAAGTGGGATTAGCAGTTGGGACATCTGTCCTAGGGTTTTGATGAGAAACTCATTCCCAGTAGTGgcagcagagaaggaagacacGTAGATGTGAACCTTAGTTGTTGCCCCTGCTAGAGCTTGGTATTTTCTGGGTCTGTGCTAAGCACAAAAGGAAGTTTTACTCAGTA
It includes:
- the LOC116896472 gene encoding 3 beta-hydroxysteroid dehydrogenase/Delta 5-->4-isomerase type 1 isoform X2, producing MPGWSCLVTGAGGFLGQRIVQLLVQEKDLKEVRVLDKVFRPETREEFFSTQNLLEACVQASVPAFIYCSTVDVAGPNSYKKIILNGHEEQNHESTWSDPYPYSKKMAEKAVLAANGSILKNGGTLHTCALRPMYIYGDRSPFLFNEIIRALKNKGILNATGKFSIANPVYVENVAWAHILAARGLQDPEKSQNIQGQFYYISDDTPHQSYDDLNYTLSKEWGLCLDSSWSLPLPLLYWLAFLLETVSFLLRPFYNYRPPFNCHLVTLSNSKFTFSYKKAQRDLGYEPLVSWEEAKQKTSEWIGTLVEQHRETLDAKSQ
- the LOC116896472 gene encoding 3 beta-hydroxysteroid dehydrogenase/Delta 5-->4-isomerase type 4 isoform X1; translated protein: MPGWSCLVTGAGGFLGQRIVQLLVQEKDLKEVRVLDKVFRPETREEFFNLGTSIKMTVLEGDILDTQCLRRACQGISVVIHTAALIDVTGVNPRQTILDVNLKGTQNLLEACVQASVPAFIYCSTVDVAGPNSYKKIILNGHEEQNHESTWSDPYPYSKKMAEKAVLAANGSILKNGGTLHTCALRPMYIYGDRSPFLFNEIIRALKNKGILNATGKFSIANPVYVENVAWAHILAARGLQDPEKSQNIQGQFYYISDDTPHQSYDDLNYTLSKEWGLCLDSSWSLPLPLLYWLAFLLETVSFLLRPFYNYRPPFNCHLVTLSNSKFTFSYKKAQRDLGYEPLVSWEEAKQKTSEWIGTLVEQHRETLDAKSQ